Proteins from a genomic interval of Kitasatospora herbaricolor:
- a CDS encoding YdeI/OmpD-associated family protein produces the protein MENTEKLDGVEILPFADEEAFTRWLSSHHTRHEGVWLKLAKKGSGIPSLTSDQAVDVGLCYGWISGLRRGLDERHYLQKYVPRRPGSLWSQVNVEKVAVLTAEGRMREPGLAEVRRAQADGRWARAYRSQRTAAVPEDLAAALAADPAADRAFQALDRTGRYLTALPLLQAPTPEVRRARLERTVLRLAADGRGDKEKEATGGAVT, from the coding sequence ATGGAGAACACGGAGAAGCTCGACGGGGTCGAGATCCTGCCCTTCGCCGACGAGGAGGCGTTCACGCGCTGGCTGAGCAGCCATCACACCCGCCACGAGGGAGTCTGGTTGAAGCTGGCGAAGAAGGGCTCCGGGATCCCGTCGCTCACCAGCGACCAGGCGGTGGACGTGGGCCTGTGCTACGGCTGGATCTCCGGCCTGCGACGCGGCCTGGACGAGCGGCACTACCTGCAGAAGTACGTCCCCCGGCGGCCGGGCAGCCTCTGGTCGCAGGTCAACGTCGAGAAGGTGGCGGTCCTCACCGCCGAGGGCCGGATGCGCGAACCGGGCCTCGCCGAGGTCCGCCGCGCCCAGGCCGACGGCCGGTGGGCACGCGCCTACCGGTCCCAGCGCACGGCCGCCGTCCCCGAGGACCTCGCCGCCGCGCTCGCGGCCGACCCCGCCGCCGACCGCGCCTTCCAGGCCCTCGACCGCACCGGCCGCTACCTCACCGCCCTCCCCCTCCTCCAGGCACCCACGCCCGAGGTACGCCGGGCCAGGCTGGAGCGCACGGTCCTCCGCCTCGCCGCGGACGGACGCGGCGACAAGGAGAAGGAGGCGACCGGCGGCGCGGTGACGTAG